A genomic segment from Candidatus Rokuibacteriota bacterium encodes:
- a CDS encoding ATP-binding protein codes for MPHEHGPRCARCGRPLELFTLDLPFGLGPRSWPGECACEAERREAEAREHRHQEHERKVQRLLRSSGIGLRHRDAGFDTFEVTPVTRPVVEVCRAFAEAFPEGGKGLTLAGPPGTGKTHLGVAITRALIERGFRAVIVNVPHLFLTFRSSFHGAAPQRFDETLDLLTTCDHLVLDDLGRERQTEWVQETLYLILNARYEERRATTITTNLDLDALRLRLGETILDRLAETNQAYWCQWPSYRRRNEP; via the coding sequence GTGCCGCACGAGCATGGCCCCCGCTGCGCCCGCTGCGGCCGGCCCCTGGAGCTCTTCACCCTCGATCTCCCATTCGGGCTCGGCCCGAGGAGCTGGCCCGGCGAGTGCGCCTGCGAGGCCGAGCGCCGGGAGGCCGAAGCCCGCGAGCACCGCCACCAGGAGCACGAGCGGAAGGTCCAGCGCCTCCTCCGCAGCTCCGGGATCGGCCTCCGTCACCGGGACGCGGGCTTCGACACCTTCGAGGTCACGCCCGTGACCCGTCCTGTCGTCGAGGTCTGCCGGGCGTTCGCCGAGGCCTTTCCCGAAGGCGGGAAGGGGCTCACGCTCGCGGGCCCGCCGGGGACCGGGAAGACCCATCTCGGCGTGGCGATCACACGGGCGTTGATCGAGCGAGGCTTTCGCGCGGTCATCGTTAACGTCCCCCACCTGTTCCTCACCTTCAGGAGCAGCTTTCACGGCGCCGCGCCCCAGCGCTTCGACGAGACGCTCGACCTGCTGACCACCTGCGACCACCTGGTCCTGGACGACCTGGGGCGCGAGCGGCAGACGGAGTGGGTGCAGGAGACCCTGTATCTGATCCTGAACGCCCGCTACGAGGAGCGCCGCGCCACCACGATCACGACCAACCTCGACCTGGACGCGCTCCGGCTGCGCCTGGGGGAGACGATCCTGGACCGCCTGGCCGAGACCAACCAGGCCTACTGGTGCCAGTGGCCGTCATACCGGAGGAGGAACGAGCCGTGA